A genome region from Variovorax paradoxus includes the following:
- a CDS encoding IS3 family transposase (programmed frameshift), which yields MESGIKRTQSDYTLAFKLSVVDQVEKGELTYKQAQERYGIQGRSTVLVWLRKHGRQSWGSASCRLPMPVPIKNSASPSAAPLTPEQRIKALEVQLREANEKAQLFEAVLDVLKKDYGVRVKKAFGQVLSQKLVPGLSVLRACRHWGVSRQAYYQQLQHQQQCRARSDTVIELVRSVRLRQPRLGARKLHHLLKQPLHQANASLGRDALLDVLREAHMLVQPRRAYHKTTDSHHRLRRHPNLLKQGPDQVRPTGSEQVWVADITYLPTDQGFVYLSLVTDAWSRKIVGHHVHDSLHTEQVSRALKVALKGRKTGQMLVHHSDRGIQYCSNDYQEIHRRHGIACSMTDGYDCYQNALAERVNGILKMEFLLHRPADLTQASRMVQQAVQIYNQERPHLSLKLKTPDEVHRASVAGWIKPAVCPS from the exons ATGGAATCAGGCATCAAACGCACGCAGAGCGACTACACGCTGGCTTTTAAGCTGTCGGTGGTCGATCAGGTAGAAAAAGGCGAGCTCACGTACAAGCAGGCCCAGGAGCGCTACGGCATCCAGGGTCGCTCGACGGTGTTGGTGTGGCTGCGCAAGCATGGCCGCCAGAGCTGGGGTTCGGCATCATGTCGGCTTCCCATGCCAGTACCGATCAAGAATTCCGCATCGCCATCCGCTGCGCCGCTGACTCCTGAGCAGAGGATCAAGGCTCTCGAAGTCCAGCTTCGCGAGGCCAATGAGAAGGCTCAGTTGTTCGAGGCCGTGCTCGATGTCCTGAAGAAGGACTATGGGGTGCGTGTC AAAAAAGCCTTCGGGCAAGTCCTCTCGCAAAAGCTCGTCCCGGGGCTGAGCGTGTTGAGGGCTTGCCGCCATTGGGGCGTCAGCCGCCAGGCTTACTACCAACAACTGCAGCACCAGCAGCAATGCCGTGCCCGTTCTGACACAGTGATCGAGCTTGTGCGTTCCGTGCGCCTGCGCCAGCCGCGGCTGGGCGCGCGCAAGCTGCACCATCTTCTCAAGCAGCCGCTGCACCAGGCCAACGCGAGCCTGGGGCGCGATGCGTTGCTGGACGTGCTGCGCGAGGCCCACATGCTGGTTCAGCCCAGGCGGGCGTATCACAAGACCACCGACAGCCATCACCGGTTGCGCCGTCATCCCAACCTGCTCAAGCAGGGGCCGGATCAGGTGCGCCCCACCGGCAGCGAGCAGGTCTGGGTGGCTGACATCACCTACCTGCCGACCGATCAAGGATTCGTCTATCTCAGCCTGGTGACGGATGCGTGGTCGCGCAAGATCGTGGGCCATCACGTGCACGACAGCCTGCACACCGAGCAGGTCAGCCGGGCGCTGAAGGTGGCGCTCAAGGGCCGCAAGACTGGGCAAATGCTGGTGCATCACTCGGACAGGGGCATCCAGTACTGCTCGAACGACTATCAGGAAATCCACCGCCGCCACGGCATCGCCTGCTCGATGACGGACGGCTACGACTGCTATCAGAACGCGCTGGCCGAGCGCGTCAACGGGATCTTGAAGATGGAGTTCCTGCTGCACCGGCCTGCCGATCTGACCCAGGCCAGCCGGATGGTCCAGCAGGCCGTGCAGATCTACAACCAAGAGAGACCGCACCTGTCCCTAAAATTGAAAACGCCCGATGAGGTTCATCGGGCGTCCGTTGCCGGCTGGATCAAGCCGGCTGTGTGTCCTTCATAG
- a CDS encoding RICIN domain-containing protein yields the protein MKIRYYLMALLLPFVTLLTHAAITGVSPMTTLNNMAAAVSAAVADPLPLQGPGLGNLTYTSGELFKPVSMITSPAHPLDPAHSSAYESREVPATYPGRKDYGMNAGIMVNGYFLTSFAPDSGLGPGGFLLYDVSNPRQIQLVKKIYEPEARTKEFRETHSFGTAKIGGKTYVVLPSINGVEFWDFTDVNDIKQVKKLALPGVNGGDYENVAWQLWWQAPYLYVASAGRGIFIVDATDPANAVIANRGAGKPNPVPTGELGGFRIGPIFTMGNHMVLTAMESNGGFASLDIADPLNPKVLDTIVGSTPFYYATCFDGRNLHASARNSGAKMYSYDLSDRSRFVAEDNRLVIDEQLYCATQDNFVIQGAQTRIHKVDVSNPLNHVEVGRGSILREDDPNFTHSDNGQVAMFGNLVFVGNDHGSGSGFVVHQVDPDTTRPEVKQVSPASGAKQQALTSRIGLGMTDNIRPESVNANTFIVRPVGGNTLAGTYSVQLGIINFSPEQPLQPGTSYEVFLPANGVKDYAGNAIGADYKSVFHTGNASDISLMHHWTLAGNLSDQIAANNGTPAGGDAFESIGLNFANRTAGVPLKNDTVATVLGGTASLSFYMKTTQAGGPNSWTAPGIFGRDQTGGADDVFWGWIDSGGRIKLSVGNDGGTTSTAAVNDGAWHHVVMTRDAASGAQAVYVDGVKTTSAGLAGTKGLANKFQVLGQIQGNAALFKGTLAEVRVYGRVLSDADVATLRSQAIIGDPGIGGGPKVVNGQLVFNPATLGASGAQYRWNFGNGTITGFANQPNYTYTYTSPGHYTVTLTVRDTLGRETYYTYNVTVIAPVTARAPTHTTNIAGDASSVYSVNPDSGTVAAIDAQTLAKRWETRVGDEPKTLAVGPDGRIWVSVHGEDKLVALNAADGAVSATVSLAYGSGPYGVVFTPDGGKGLLTLESKSALMSFDPASGNATGTVPLQGEVRGIAVSADSQVAYVTRFKSKMTGGQLHKVNLQNLGAIGTIALPVDTTTVDTESRARGVANYLSQVVISPDGTRAVLPSKKDNIVRGKFRDGNNLVHDQTVRSILSQVDLQQAAEKFDEQIDFDDRAPARAALFSPAGDYIFVAQMEGNRVAIVDTYTRAVRGEINASSAPHGLYLDAARKRLFVNNFLARSVTVHDVATVLSAESNAPTFLQTVQTVATEPMAAAALRGKQVFYNASDRRMSKDNYISCASCHADGGDDGMVWDFTQRGEGLRRTISLQGKRGTSHGKLHWTANFDEVQDFENDIRNEFGGTGFLTNADFAATADPLGTPKAGRNAQLDDLAAYLNSLNKYMRSPARTADGNLSVEAARGQTVFNTAQCATCHTGGTLRDGLRHDVGTIQLSSGKGSNLPLGGVGFDTPTLSGTWNAASFFHNGQAASLQAVLDSGHGNATGLPPSDVIALREYVRSLDTAPPFVARLRSELSGMCVNIKGGAAASGTTAVQWPCGNASHEKFTVTPILGGYVQFVAEHSGLCLAQNGTATTNAPVIQVACSVGNAAQWSVVGGALKNRASGSCLDVPNSSTTQDTALITWTCNGGNNQNWAQIP from the coding sequence ATGAAGATCCGGTATTACTTGATGGCGCTGCTGCTGCCGTTCGTCACGCTGTTGACGCACGCGGCGATCACGGGGGTCAGTCCAATGACGACCCTGAACAACATGGCGGCCGCGGTCTCCGCGGCCGTGGCCGACCCGCTCCCGCTGCAGGGTCCGGGGCTGGGCAACCTCACCTACACCTCGGGCGAACTGTTCAAGCCGGTGTCGATGATCACCAGCCCCGCGCATCCGCTCGACCCGGCGCACAGCAGCGCCTACGAATCGCGCGAGGTGCCCGCCACCTACCCGGGCCGCAAGGACTACGGCATGAACGCCGGCATCATGGTCAACGGCTACTTCCTCACCTCGTTCGCACCGGACAGCGGCCTCGGCCCGGGAGGCTTCCTGCTGTACGACGTGTCGAACCCGCGCCAGATCCAGCTCGTCAAGAAGATCTACGAGCCCGAGGCGCGCACCAAGGAGTTCCGCGAGACGCACTCCTTCGGCACCGCGAAGATCGGCGGCAAGACCTACGTGGTGCTGCCGAGCATCAACGGCGTCGAGTTCTGGGACTTCACCGACGTCAACGACATCAAGCAGGTGAAGAAGCTGGCGCTGCCCGGCGTGAACGGCGGCGACTACGAGAACGTGGCCTGGCAGCTGTGGTGGCAGGCGCCCTACCTGTACGTGGCGTCGGCGGGCCGTGGCATCTTCATCGTCGATGCGACCGACCCCGCGAATGCCGTGATCGCCAACCGCGGCGCGGGCAAGCCCAACCCCGTGCCCACCGGCGAGCTCGGCGGCTTCCGCATCGGCCCGATCTTCACCATGGGCAACCACATGGTGCTGACGGCAATGGAAAGCAACGGCGGCTTCGCGAGCCTGGACATCGCCGATCCGCTCAACCCCAAGGTGCTCGACACCATCGTCGGCAGCACGCCGTTCTACTACGCGACCTGCTTCGACGGCAGGAACCTGCATGCCTCGGCGCGCAACAGCGGCGCGAAGATGTACAGCTACGACCTGAGCGACCGCTCGCGCTTCGTGGCCGAGGACAACCGGCTGGTGATCGACGAGCAGCTCTATTGCGCGACGCAGGACAACTTCGTGATCCAGGGTGCGCAGACGCGCATCCACAAGGTCGACGTGAGCAATCCGCTGAACCATGTGGAGGTGGGCCGCGGCAGCATCCTGCGCGAGGACGATCCGAACTTCACGCACTCCGACAACGGCCAGGTCGCGATGTTCGGCAACCTAGTCTTCGTGGGCAACGACCACGGCTCGGGCAGCGGCTTCGTGGTGCACCAGGTCGACCCGGACACCACCCGGCCCGAGGTGAAGCAGGTCTCGCCCGCCAGCGGTGCGAAGCAGCAGGCGCTGACCTCGCGCATCGGCCTGGGCATGACCGACAACATCCGGCCCGAGAGCGTGAACGCCAACACCTTCATCGTGCGCCCGGTGGGCGGCAACACGCTGGCAGGCACGTACAGCGTGCAGCTCGGCATCATCAACTTCTCGCCCGAGCAGCCGCTGCAGCCCGGCACCAGCTATGAAGTGTTCCTGCCCGCCAACGGCGTGAAGGACTATGCGGGCAACGCCATCGGCGCGGACTACAAGTCGGTGTTCCACACCGGCAACGCGAGCGACATCAGCCTGATGCACCACTGGACGCTGGCGGGCAATCTGTCCGACCAGATCGCCGCGAACAACGGCACGCCAGCCGGCGGCGACGCCTTCGAGAGCATCGGCCTGAACTTCGCGAACCGCACCGCGGGCGTGCCGCTGAAGAACGACACGGTGGCCACCGTGCTCGGCGGCACGGCGTCGCTGAGCTTCTACATGAAGACCACGCAGGCCGGCGGCCCCAACTCGTGGACCGCGCCCGGCATCTTCGGGCGCGACCAGACGGGCGGTGCCGACGACGTGTTCTGGGGCTGGATCGACAGCGGCGGTCGCATCAAGCTGTCCGTGGGCAACGACGGCGGCACCACCTCCACCGCGGCGGTGAACGACGGCGCCTGGCACCACGTGGTGATGACGCGCGACGCGGCCTCCGGTGCGCAGGCGGTGTATGTCGACGGCGTGAAGACCACGTCGGCCGGCCTCGCCGGCACCAAGGGGCTGGCGAACAAGTTTCAGGTGCTGGGCCAGATCCAGGGCAACGCCGCGCTGTTCAAGGGCACGCTGGCGGAGGTGCGCGTCTACGGCCGCGTGCTGAGCGACGCGGACGTCGCCACGCTGCGCAGCCAGGCCATCATCGGGGACCCCGGCATCGGCGGCGGACCGAAGGTGGTGAACGGCCAGCTGGTGTTCAACCCGGCCACGCTGGGCGCGAGCGGCGCGCAGTACCGGTGGAACTTCGGCAACGGCACGATCACCGGGTTCGCGAACCAGCCCAACTACACCTACACCTACACGAGCCCCGGCCATTACACCGTGACGCTCACGGTGCGCGACACGCTCGGCCGCGAGACCTACTACACCTACAACGTGACGGTGATCGCACCGGTGACGGCGCGCGCGCCCACGCACACGACCAACATCGCGGGCGACGCCAGCTCGGTGTATTCCGTCAACCCCGACAGCGGCACGGTGGCGGCCATCGATGCGCAGACGCTGGCCAAGCGCTGGGAGACGCGCGTGGGCGACGAGCCGAAGACGCTGGCCGTGGGCCCCGACGGACGCATCTGGGTGTCGGTGCACGGCGAGGACAAGCTGGTGGCGCTGAATGCGGCGGACGGTGCCGTCTCGGCCACGGTGTCGCTGGCCTACGGCAGCGGCCCTTACGGCGTGGTCTTCACGCCCGATGGCGGCAAGGGCCTGCTCACGCTCGAGAGCAAGTCGGCGCTGATGAGCTTCGACCCGGCCAGCGGCAACGCCACCGGCACGGTCCCGCTGCAGGGCGAAGTGCGCGGCATCGCGGTGAGCGCCGACTCGCAGGTGGCCTACGTGACGCGCTTCAAGTCGAAGATGACCGGCGGGCAGCTGCACAAGGTGAACCTGCAGAACCTGGGAGCCATCGGCACCATCGCGCTGCCGGTGGACACCACCACCGTCGACACCGAGAGCCGCGCGCGCGGCGTGGCCAACTACCTGAGCCAGGTGGTGATCTCACCCGACGGCACGCGCGCCGTGCTGCCTTCGAAGAAGGACAACATCGTGCGCGGCAAGTTCAGGGACGGCAACAACCTGGTGCACGACCAGACGGTGCGCTCGATCCTGTCGCAGGTCGACCTGCAGCAGGCGGCGGAGAAGTTCGACGAGCAGATCGACTTCGACGACCGTGCGCCGGCGCGCGCGGCGCTCTTCTCGCCGGCGGGCGACTACATCTTCGTGGCGCAGATGGAAGGCAACCGGGTGGCGATCGTCGACACCTACACGCGGGCCGTGCGCGGCGAGATCAACGCCAGCAGCGCGCCGCACGGGTTGTACCTGGACGCGGCGCGCAAGCGGCTGTTCGTCAACAACTTCCTGGCGCGCTCGGTGACGGTGCACGACGTGGCCACGGTGCTGTCGGCGGAAAGCAACGCGCCGACCTTCCTGCAGACCGTGCAGACGGTGGCCACGGAGCCGATGGCCGCTGCGGCGCTGCGCGGCAAGCAGGTGTTCTACAACGCCTCGGACCGCCGCATGAGCAAGGACAACTACATCTCCTGCGCGAGCTGCCATGCGGACGGCGGCGACGACGGCATGGTGTGGGACTTCACCCAGCGCGGCGAAGGCCTGCGCCGCACCATCAGCCTGCAGGGCAAGCGCGGCACCAGCCACGGCAAGCTGCACTGGACGGCCAACTTCGACGAGGTGCAGGACTTCGAGAACGACATCCGCAACGAGTTCGGCGGCACCGGCTTCCTGACCAACGCCGACTTCGCGGCCACGGCCGACCCGCTCGGCACACCCAAGGCCGGAAGGAACGCGCAGCTCGACGACCTCGCGGCCTACCTGAACTCGCTCAACAAGTACATGCGCAGCCCTGCGCGGACCGCGGACGGCAACCTGAGCGTGGAGGCGGCGCGCGGCCAGACCGTGTTCAACACGGCGCAGTGCGCCACGTGCCACACCGGCGGCACGCTGCGCGACGGCCTGCGGCACGACGTGGGCACGATCCAGCTGTCGTCGGGCAAGGGCAGCAACCTGCCGCTGGGCGGCGTGGGCTTCGACACGCCGACGCTGTCGGGCACGTGGAACGCGGCATCGTTCTTCCACAACGGCCAGGCCGCCTCGCTGCAGGCCGTGCTCGACAGCGGCCACGGCAACGCCACAGGCCTGCCGCCGTCCGACGTCATTGCGTTGCGCGAGTACGTGCGCTCGCTCGACACCGCCCCGCCGTTCGTCGCGCGCCTGCGCTCCGAGCTCAGCGGCATGTGCGTGAACATCAAGGGCGGCGCCGCCGCGAGCGGCACGACCGCCGTGCAATGGCCTTGCGGCAATGCCAGCCACGAGAAGTTCACGGTGACGCCGATCCTGGGCGGCTACGTGCAGTTCGTGGCCGAGCACAGCGGGCTGTGCCTGGCGCAGAACGGCACGGCAACGACGAATGCGCCCGTGATCCAGGTGGCCTGCTCGGTGGGCAACGCGGCGCAGTGGAGCGTGGTCGGCGGTGCCCTGAAGAACCGGGCGTCGGGTTCGTGCCTGGACGTGCCGAACAGCTCGACGACGCAGGACACGGCGCTCATCACCTGGACCTGCAACGGCGGCAACAACCAGAACTGGGCACAGATCCCGTAG
- a CDS encoding class I fructose-bisphosphate aldolase, which yields MSKDKTARLNRLLTNGRCLDIALDHGVCNEPSFLNGLEDMPAIVERLVAAAPDALQLNHGQADLLQDRPGRDKPALVQRIDMGNPYNATAHRVMWAVLQNEHDPVLPAVQRDAACVVVNLFMLPNEPDLFRQCVQNIARVRADCDRYAMPLMIEPLVMRPHSEQGGYMVDGDAEKIVTLVRLAREMGADIVKADPTTDPAEFHRVVQAARCPVLVRGGGREDLQQVFARSRVLMDQGAVGMVYGRNVYQHANPSAVVDALMAMIHRGASAREAWDIYEAGGARRHEDKRNAS from the coding sequence ATGTCGAAGGACAAGACCGCACGCCTGAACCGGCTGCTGACCAATGGACGCTGCCTGGACATCGCGCTCGATCACGGCGTGTGCAACGAGCCCTCGTTCCTCAACGGCCTGGAAGACATGCCGGCGATCGTCGAGAGACTGGTGGCCGCGGCGCCCGACGCCCTCCAGCTCAACCACGGGCAGGCCGACCTGCTGCAGGACCGCCCGGGACGCGACAAGCCCGCGCTGGTGCAGCGCATCGACATGGGCAACCCCTACAACGCCACCGCGCACCGCGTGATGTGGGCGGTGCTGCAGAACGAACACGACCCGGTGCTGCCGGCCGTGCAGCGCGACGCCGCCTGCGTGGTGGTGAACCTGTTCATGCTGCCCAACGAGCCCGACCTGTTCCGCCAGTGCGTGCAGAACATCGCGCGGGTGCGCGCCGACTGCGACCGCTACGCCATGCCGCTGATGATCGAGCCGCTGGTGATGCGCCCGCACAGCGAACAGGGCGGCTACATGGTCGACGGCGACGCGGAGAAGATCGTGACGCTCGTGCGCCTCGCGCGCGAGATGGGCGCCGACATCGTCAAGGCCGACCCGACCACCGACCCCGCCGAATTCCATCGCGTGGTGCAGGCCGCGCGCTGCCCCGTGCTCGTGCGCGGCGGCGGACGCGAAGACCTGCAGCAGGTGTTCGCGCGCTCTCGCGTGCTGATGGACCAGGGCGCGGTGGGCATGGTGTACGGACGCAACGTCTACCAGCACGCCAACCCGTCGGCGGTGGTGGACGCACTGATGGCCATGATCCACCGCGGCGCGAGCGCCAGGGAGGCCTGGGACATCTACGAAGCGGGCGGCGCAAGAAGACACGAGGACAAACGCAACGCGAGCTGA
- a CDS encoding aldo/keto reductase, translating into MSNSSNASMKKTTLGPSGIACSTIGLGTWAMGGWMWGGGDNAAAVLAIQASLDAGVTLIDTAPAYGLGRSESIVGTALKGRRQEAVVATKCGLVWHTQKGTHFFEEDGHPVHRHLGRESIFHECEESLKRLQTDYIDLYITHWQDSTTPVEETMGALLDLKKQGKIRAIGVSNVSPETLAEYLRYGPVDAAQERYSLIDREIEQTLVPLCTEHNVVVLGYSSLALGLLAGPIDPARQFTGDDQRAANPRFSAENRAKLKAFFEELEPLRQHLECSFGQLMIAWTLARGSVQVALCGARVSRQATENAGAGAVQLRDDALALIDAAAGRHLHALA; encoded by the coding sequence ATGAGCAACAGCAGCAACGCATCGATGAAGAAGACCACCCTCGGCCCTTCGGGCATCGCGTGCTCGACCATCGGCCTGGGCACCTGGGCCATGGGCGGCTGGATGTGGGGCGGCGGTGACAACGCCGCCGCCGTGCTGGCGATCCAGGCCTCGCTCGACGCGGGCGTGACGCTGATCGACACCGCGCCGGCCTACGGGCTCGGGCGTTCGGAAAGCATCGTCGGCACGGCACTGAAGGGGCGGCGACAGGAGGCGGTCGTCGCCACCAAGTGCGGGCTGGTGTGGCACACGCAGAAGGGAACGCACTTCTTTGAAGAAGACGGCCACCCGGTGCACCGCCATCTGGGCCGCGAGTCGATCTTCCATGAGTGCGAGGAAAGCCTGAAGCGCCTGCAGACCGACTACATCGACCTGTACATCACGCACTGGCAGGACAGCACGACGCCCGTCGAGGAAACGATGGGCGCGCTGCTCGACCTCAAGAAGCAGGGAAAGATCCGCGCCATCGGCGTGAGCAACGTGAGCCCCGAGACGCTGGCGGAGTACCTGCGATACGGGCCGGTCGATGCCGCGCAGGAGCGCTACAGCCTGATCGATCGCGAGATCGAGCAGACGCTGGTGCCGCTGTGCACCGAGCACAACGTGGTGGTGCTCGGCTACTCGTCGCTGGCGCTCGGCCTGCTCGCCGGCCCCATCGACCCCGCGCGCCAGTTCACCGGCGACGACCAGCGTGCCGCCAATCCGCGCTTCAGCGCGGAGAACCGCGCGAAGCTGAAGGCCTTCTTCGAGGAACTGGAGCCGCTGCGCCAGCACCTCGAATGCTCGTTCGGACAACTGATGATCGCCTGGACGCTGGCGCGCGGCAGCGTCCAGGTGGCGCTTTGCGGTGCACGCGTGAGCAGGCAGGCCACGGAGAACGCGGGCGCCGGCGCGGTGCAGTTGCGCGACGACGCGCTGGCGCTCATCGACGCCGCCGCAGGCAGGCACCTGCATGCGCTCGCCTGA
- a CDS encoding ABC transporter permease produces MNYPAQLDAGAAPGLQPRQSGGGPAKPSSRLASMREMGLLLIIAAMCVAMSFASPYFLTWDNVRAMLLSFSIEGIVVVGMTILLIVGGIDLSVGSVVCFAMVVTGKLFLMGFDPWTAGLIAIAASAGIGAMIGGCVTRIGLNHFIASLAFMVIVRGLCLALTQGTPQSLFSLPASFKFIGQGTLFGVPAVILIFLAIVVVSDFVLRRSTLLRRVFYTGSNEKAALYSGIRVGHVKFWVTVLCAASAGLAGVIYTARFGAATPTFGMGMELNVIAAAVIGGASLKGGSGTVLGAVLGLALLSVVTSSLILLDVSPYWQDVIKGLILLAAVTIDHLMNTRKTKR; encoded by the coding sequence ATGAACTACCCGGCTCAACTCGACGCGGGCGCGGCCCCGGGCCTCCAGCCGCGCCAATCGGGCGGCGGCCCCGCAAAACCATCGTCCAGGCTCGCGAGCATGCGCGAGATGGGCCTGCTGCTGATCATCGCGGCGATGTGCGTGGCCATGAGCTTCGCCTCGCCCTACTTCCTCACGTGGGACAACGTGCGCGCGATGCTGCTGTCGTTCTCCATCGAGGGCATCGTGGTGGTGGGCATGACCATCCTGCTGATCGTCGGCGGCATCGACCTGTCGGTGGGCTCGGTGGTGTGCTTCGCGATGGTGGTGACGGGCAAGCTCTTTCTCATGGGCTTCGACCCGTGGACGGCAGGGCTCATCGCCATCGCCGCGAGCGCGGGCATCGGCGCGATGATCGGCGGCTGCGTCACGCGCATCGGGCTGAACCACTTCATCGCCTCGCTGGCCTTCATGGTCATCGTGCGCGGCCTGTGCCTGGCGCTCACGCAGGGAACGCCGCAGTCGCTGTTCTCGCTGCCGGCCTCGTTCAAGTTCATCGGCCAGGGCACGCTGTTCGGCGTGCCGGCGGTGATCCTGATCTTCCTGGCGATCGTGGTCGTCAGCGACTTCGTGCTGCGCCGCTCCACCCTGCTGCGCCGGGTGTTCTACACCGGCAGCAACGAGAAGGCCGCGCTGTACTCGGGCATCCGCGTGGGCCACGTGAAGTTCTGGGTCACTGTGCTGTGCGCGGCCTCCGCAGGTCTCGCAGGCGTGATCTACACCGCGCGCTTCGGTGCCGCCACGCCCACCTTCGGCATGGGCATGGAACTCAACGTGATCGCCGCAGCCGTCATCGGCGGCGCCAGCCTCAAGGGCGGCTCGGGCACGGTGCTGGGCGCGGTCCTCGGCCTGGCGCTGCTGTCGGTGGTGACCAGCTCGCTGATCCTGCTGGACGTGTCGCCCTACTGGCAGGACGTGATCAAGGGACTGATCCTGCTCGCGGCCGTGACCATCGACCACCTCATGAACACGAGAAAGACCAAGCGATGA
- a CDS encoding sugar ABC transporter ATP-binding protein, with protein sequence MSALLELRGISKRFGASRALAGVDFSLARGEIHALCGENGAGKSTLMNIIDGIHQPDEGEISLDGRAVVIDGPAQAMRLGIGLVHQEIALCGDATVAENIFMPEINAGKSAWMNYASLNERAATVLRRLGQDIDPACLVKDLSISTQQLIEIAKALTLDCKVLILDEPTAALTDNESAALFKVLHDLQAQGIGIIYISHRMAEIFAHCTRVTVLRDGRNVHSGPLSELDADGLVRRMVGRDLGNYYPPKQDDAAHGEPVLEVRDIADGERVHGVSFTLRRGEILGIAGLMGAGRSELAETVCGLRTATRGTVRLRGRTLAIRKYSDALREGIAYLSEDRKAAGVFLDLPIAQNIASMALKRVSSRFGLLQRPAEHRLAVELGVRLRLKSDGVDIDVASLSGGNQQKVAIAKLLATNPSVLLMDEPTRGVDVGAKSEIHHILRELASQGVGVIVISSELPEIIGLCDRALVIRDGRLAGEAQDDDMTEEALLRLASGLCEQETA encoded by the coding sequence ATGAGCGCGCTGCTCGAATTGCGTGGAATCAGCAAGCGCTTCGGCGCTTCGCGCGCGCTCGCGGGCGTGGACTTCTCGCTGGCGCGCGGCGAGATCCACGCGCTGTGCGGCGAGAACGGCGCCGGCAAGTCCACGCTGATGAACATCATCGACGGCATCCACCAGCCGGACGAGGGCGAGATCTCGCTCGACGGCCGCGCCGTGGTCATCGACGGACCGGCCCAGGCCATGCGCCTGGGCATCGGCCTGGTGCACCAGGAGATCGCCCTGTGCGGCGACGCCACCGTGGCCGAGAACATCTTCATGCCGGAGATCAACGCCGGCAAGAGCGCGTGGATGAACTACGCCAGCCTCAACGAGCGCGCCGCGACGGTGCTTCGGCGGCTGGGGCAGGACATCGACCCCGCCTGCCTGGTGAAGGACCTGAGCATCTCCACGCAGCAGCTCATCGAGATCGCCAAGGCGCTCACGCTCGACTGCAAGGTGCTGATCCTCGACGAGCCCACCGCCGCGCTCACCGACAACGAATCGGCCGCGCTCTTCAAGGTGCTGCACGACCTGCAGGCGCAGGGCATCGGCATCATCTACATCAGCCACCGCATGGCCGAGATCTTTGCGCACTGCACGCGCGTGACGGTGCTGCGCGACGGACGCAACGTGCACAGCGGGCCGCTGTCCGAGCTCGATGCCGACGGCCTGGTGCGCCGCATGGTCGGGCGCGACCTCGGCAACTACTACCCGCCGAAGCAGGACGACGCGGCGCACGGGGAGCCGGTGCTCGAGGTACGCGACATCGCCGACGGCGAGCGCGTGCACGGCGTGTCGTTCACGCTGCGGCGCGGTGAGATCCTCGGCATCGCGGGCCTCATGGGTGCCGGGCGCAGCGAACTCGCCGAAACGGTATGCGGCCTGCGCACGGCCACGCGCGGCACGGTGCGCCTGCGCGGCAGGACCCTGGCCATCCGAAAGTACAGCGACGCGCTGCGCGAGGGCATCGCCTACCTCAGCGAGGACCGCAAGGCGGCCGGCGTGTTCCTCGACCTGCCCATCGCGCAGAACATCGCCTCGATGGCGCTGAAGCGCGTGAGCTCGCGCTTCGGCCTGCTGCAGCGCCCGGCCGAGCACAGGCTGGCCGTCGAGCTGGGCGTCAGGCTCAGGCTGAAGAGTGACGGCGTGGACATCGACGTGGCAAGCCTGTCGGGCGGCAACCAGCAGAAGGTGGCCATCGCCAAGCTGCTGGCCACCAATCCTTCGGTGCTGCTGATGGACGAGCCCACGCGCGGCGTGGACGTGGGCGCCAAGTCGGAGATCCATCACATCCTGCGCGAGCTGGCCAGCCAGGGCGTGGGCGTGATCGTGATCTCCTCGGAGCTGCCCGAGATCATCGGGCTGTGCGACCGCGCCCTGGTGATACGCGACGGCCGGCTCGCCGGCGAAGCGCAGGACGACGACATGACGGAAGAGGCGCTGCTGCGGCTGGCCTCGGGACTATGCGAACAGGAGACAGCATGA